The Prunus persica cultivar Lovell chromosome G7, Prunus_persica_NCBIv2, whole genome shotgun sequence genome has a segment encoding these proteins:
- the LOC18769137 gene encoding vacuolar protein sorting-associated protein 32 homolog 2 has protein sequence MFTRLFGKPKQEGNALTTLDKLNETLEMLEKKEKVLQKKAAAEVERAKEFTRAKNKRAAIQCLKRKRLYEQQIEQLGNFQLRIHDQMIMLEGAKATTETVDALRTGAAAMKAMQKATNIDDVDKTMDEINEQTENMKQIQEALSAPIGAAADFDEDELEAELEELEGAELEEQLLQPATTAPAAPVQAPAGRQPTRPIPQKRTAEEDELAALQAEMAL, from the exons ATGTTTACCAGGCTTTTCGGGAAACCTAAACAGGAAGGCAATGCCCTGACCACCTTAGACAAATTAAATGAG ACACTTGAAATGctagagaaaaaggaaaaagtacTACAGAAAAAGGCTGCTGCAGAAGTTGAAAGGGCCAAGGAATTCACCAGAGCAAAGAACAAAAGGG CGGCTATACAATGTTTAAAGAGGAAGAGGTTATATGAACAACAAATAGAACAGCTTGGAAATTTCCAGTTGCGTATCCATGATCAG ATGATAATGCTAGAAGGTGCAAAAGCCACAACCGAAACTGTAGATGCCTTGAGAACTGGAGCAGCTGCAATGAAAGCAATGCAGAAAGCAAC GAACATAGATGATGTGGACAAGACCATGGATGAGATTAATGAGCAGACAGAGAACATGAAACAGATACAGGAAGCATTGTCAGCTCCAATTGGTGCAGCTGCTGATTTTGATGAG GATGAACTGGAAGCAGAACTTGAAGAGCTGGAAGGCGCTGAGTTGGAAGAACAACTTCTTCAGCCAGCAACAACAGCTCCTGCTGCTCCAGTGCAAGCCCCAGCAGGAAGGCAACCAACCCGTCCTATTCCCCAGAAGCGCActgctgaagaagatgaattgGCTGCTTTGCAGGCTGAGATGGCACTTTGA
- the LOC18770131 gene encoding probable LRR receptor-like serine/threonine-protein kinase At4g29180 encodes MKMSTGFFLLLLCASLVHAQRRIDFVSIDCGSPSKTYEDTDTNITYSPDGDYTDTGINQNISSEYMYPKYPNLPFPLSDLRSFPLGNKNCYTLRPEAGKGSLNLIRASFLYGNYNGENKLPEFDLYLDVNFWSTVRFGNASEIVTKEIIGFAQSDSMHICLVNKGLGTPFISALEFRPLNSSTYGTEYGTTASLVLFRRLDIGSSNGTGRYGDDVYDRIWSLYVSPSWNTVSTSLPINTYENGYRAPFEVIKTAARPQNGSEPLNLYWNTTGMDDQFYIYMYFAEVEILARNQSRKFNISWNGSPLFGPVVPRYLQADIISNSRALVGKDHQISIYKAENSTLPPILNAIEVFKVMQRVESPTFSEDVEAITNVKTTYQIKKIWAGDPCGPKNFSWEGLKCNYTLSHPRITSLNLNSSNLNGIIAASIAKLSSLESLDLSNNNLTGPVPQFLEELKSLKILNLKGNQLSGSIPNALLERSGAGLLELSVDSQNLCGSDSCKKKKKIVVPIVASLLSALVLLIVVIVVWKLRRKRKADTERENFNKTGRTIASKKCQFTHEEVLEITKNFQTAIGKGGFGIVYHGYMKDGTQVAVKMLSPSSSQGPREFQTEAELLMRIHHRNLASFVGYCDDADNLALIYEYMPNGNLRGCLSDSDRSTRMTWEMRLRIAIDAAQGLEYLHHGCKPPIVHRDVKTANILLSENLEAKIADFGLSKVFPSDNEPDVVTTVMGTAGYLDPEYYNCQRLNEKSDVYSFGVVLLELITGQAAIIKSDEHVHIVEWVNPELQRGDITSVVDPRMQEGYDVNSVWKALEVAMACTTSTSQHRATMDFVLSELKHCLEMELSRHRERTPGSTEELRVRFAPYASTSSTEVFSMYTDSTNAESMTGPFPR; translated from the exons atgaaaatgtCAACTGGGTTCTTCCTCCTGTTGCTCTGTGCAAGTTTAGTTCATGCGCAGCGCCGGATAG ACTTCGTAAGCATTGACTGTGGCTCTCCCTCGAAGACCTACGAAGACACAGACACCAACATAACATATTCACCAGATGGAGATTACACAGATACAGGGATAAACCAGAACATCTCCTCTGAGTATATGTATCCAAAGTATCCCAACCTACCCTTCCCTCTCTCAGACCTCAGGAGTTTTCCTCTAGGAAACAAAAATTGCTACACTTTGAGACCCGAAGCGGGAAAAGGCAGCTTGAATTTGATTAGAGCTTCCTTTTTATATGGAAACTACAATGGAGAAAACAAGCTACCTGAGTTTGATCTATATCTTGATGTCAACTTCTGGTCGACAGTGAGATTTGGAAATGCTTCTGAAATTGTTACAAAGGAGATTATAGGTTTTGCACAATCTGACAGCATGCATATTTGTCTAGTAAACAAAGGTTTAGGAACTCCTTTCATTTCAGCATTGGAATTTAGACCGCTCAACAGCTCAACTTATGGTACTGAGTATGGGACCACTGCATCATTAGTACTCTTTAGAAGGCTAGACATTGGATCAAGCAATGGAACAGGTCGATATGGAGATGATGTTTACGATCGAATTTGGTCCCTTTATGTTTCACCTTCTTGGAATACAGTTAGCACTTCTTTACCAATTAATACCTATGAGAACGGATATAGAGCACCGTTTGAAGTAATCAAGACTGCAGCTAGACCTCAAAATGGAAGTGAACCTTTAAACTTGTACTGGAACACAACTGGTATGGATGatcaattttatatttatatgtactTTGCTGAGGTAGAGATTCTTGCGAGAAACCAGTCAAGAAAGTTCAATATATCTTGGAATGGATCTCCATTGTTTGGACCTGTCGTGCCGCGTTACTTACAAGCAGACATAATATCAAATTCAAGAGCTCTGGTGGGAAAAGATCACCAAATTTCTATATACAAGGCAGAGAACTCTACCCTTCCACCCATTCTCAATGCTATTGAGGTTTTCAAAGTCATGCAGCGGGTTGAATCACCTACTTTTAGTGAAGatg TTGAGGCCATAACGAATGTCAAAACTacatatcaaataaaaaaaatctgggCTGGCGATCCTTGTGGACCTAAGAATTTCTCTTGGGAAGGTCTAAAATGCAACTACACCCTTTCACATCCTCGGATTACTTCGCT GAACTTGAACTCAAGCAACTTGAATGGGATCATAGCTGCTTCCATTGCCAAGCTCTCATCATTGGAGTCCTT AGATTTGTCAAACAACAACTTAACTGGACCGGTGCCTCAGTTCCTGGAAGAACTAAAGTCTCTCAAGATCCT GAACTTGAAAGGCAATCAATTGTCTGGTTCCATTCCAAACGCTCTTCTGGAGAGATCAGGAGCTGGACTACTTGAACTGAG TGTGGATAGCCAAAATCTTTGTGGCTCGGATTCatgcaaaaagaagaagaaaattgttgTTCCAATAGTTGCATCGTTATTATCAGCACTAGTCCTCCTTATAGTGGTGATAGTAGTATGgaaattgagaagaaaaagaaaagcag ATACAGAAAGAGAAAACTTTAACAAAACAGGAAGAACTATAGCATCAAAGAAATGCCAGTTTACTCATGAAGAGGTTTTAGAAATTACCAAAAACTTTCAAACTGCGATCGGGAAGGGAGGATTTGGGATTGTGTACCATGGCTACATGAAAGATGGCACCCAAGTTGCAGTCAAAATGCTTTCCCCGTCATCATCTCAAGGACCTAGGGAGTTCCAAACAGAG GCTGAGCTCCTGATGAGAATCCATCATAGAAACTTGGCCTCATTTGTTGGATACTGTGATGATGCAGACAACTTAGCACTTATATACGAGTACATGCCTAATGGCAACCTTAGAGGCTGTCTCTCAG ATTCAGATAGGAGCACACGTATGACTTGGGAAATGAGGCTTCGCATAGCAATAGATGCTGCGCAAG GGCTGGAGTACTTGCATCATGGATGCAAGCCACCTATTGTACATAGAGATGTAAAGACTGCCAACATTCTCTTAAGTGAAAATTTGGAAGCTAAAATTGCAGATTTTGGTCTTTCCAAGGTTTTTCCCAGTGATAATGAGCCTGATGTAGTGACAACAGTCATGGGCACTGCTGGGTATCTTGATCCAGA GTACTACAATTGTCAAAGATTGAATGAAAAAAGTGATGTATATAGTTTTGGGGTTGTTCTACTAGAGCTCATTACAGGCCAAGCTGCAATCATAAAAAGTGATGAGCATGTCCACATTGTAGAGTGGGTGAATCCTGAGCTCCAAAGAGGGGATATAACAAGTGTTGTAGATCCAAGGATGCAAGAAGGTTACGATGTGAATTCGGTCTGGAAAGCCTTAGAGGTAGCAATGGCGTGCACAACTTCCACCTCCCAACACAGAGCCACAATGGATTTTGTATTGTCTGAGCTAAAACATTGTCTTGAAATGGAATTGTCTAGGCATCGAGAAAGAACCCCGGGCTCAACAGAAGAACTTCGTGTTAGATTTGCACCGTATGCTAGTACTAGTTCAACTGAAGTGTTTTCCATGTACACAGATTCCACAAATGCAGAGTCCATGACAGGACCATTTCCTAGGTAG
- the LOC18769610 gene encoding meiotic nuclear division protein 1 homolog, producing MSKKRGLSLEEKREKMLQIFYDSQDFFLLKELEKSGPKKGVISQSVKDVIQSLVDDDLVFKDKIGTSVYFWSLPSTAGNQLRNVNSRLESDLQSSKKRHAELVEQCNALKKGREDSEERDEALADLKAIELKYNELKDEMAQYADNDPAAFEAMKKAIEVAHTAANRWTDNIFTVRQWCSNNFPQAKEQLENLYNEIGITEDFDYIEMTPAPLSSVIN from the exons ATG TCGAAGAAGAGAGGTCTTTCGTTGGAAGAGAAGCGTGAGAAGATGCTTCAAATCTTTTACGACTCTCAAGATTTCTTCCTT CTAAAGGAGCTTGAGAAGTCAGGCCCAAAGAAAGGTGTTATTTCTCAGTCTGTGAAAGATGTGATCCAAAGTTTAGTGGATGATGACCTTGTTTTCAAAGACAAGATAGGAACCTCT gTGTATTTTTGGAGTCTTCCTAGCACTGCTGGAAACCAG CTTAGGAATGTGAATAGCAGACTTGAATCTGATCTCCAAAGCAGTAAGAAGCGTCATGCAGAACTTGTTGAACAGTGTAATGCCCTGAAGAAGGGACGTGAGGATTCT GAAGAACGAGATGAGGCCTTAGCTGATCTAAAAGCCATAGAGCTAAAGTATAATGAGCTGAAG GATGAGATGGCGCAGTATGCAGACAATGATCCAGCTGCCTTTGAAGCAATGA agaaagcaattGAAGTTGCCCATACAGCAGCTAATCGATGGACAG ACAACATTTTCACAGTGCGCCAGTGGTGTTCAAATAACTTTCCGCAGGCCAAAGAGCAGCTTGAGAACTTGTACAACGAG ATTGGAATAACAGAGGACTTTGACTATATAGAGATGACACCAGCTCCACTGAGCTCAGTTATTAATTAG
- the LOC18769043 gene encoding transcription factor MYB6, with protein MGRAPCCDKSKVKRGPWSPEEDTTLKNYLHNHGTGGNWISLPTKAGLNRCGKSCRLRWLNYLRPDIKRGGFTEEEDNLICTLYGTIGSRWSVIASQLPGRTDNDVKNYWNTKLKKKFFAAYNMNLASREFPASVPKFESGTPQDHGTSSSCFDGTLPYLMDVSLGQSFDQQKQISQFSHSNFLEVNDFGTCGSKSFTNISSSQEASSLPTSSILGLENNYTLWSGDESGALTDYGFEPPADALLGNFGY; from the exons ATGGGAAGAGCTCCATGCTGTGACAAATCTAAAGTGAAAAGAGGACCGTGGTCCCCCGAAGAAGACACCACCCTCAAGAACTACCTCCACAACCATGGCACTggtggcaattggatttcgctcCCTACCAAAGCAG GCCTCAACCGTTGTGGTAAGAGTTGTCGATTGAGATGGCTGAATTATCTTAGGCCAGACATCAAGCGTGGAGGTTTTACTGAGGAGGAAGACAACCTTATTTGCACTCTCTACGGTACCATTGGAAGTAG GTGGTCTGTTATAGCATCCCAACTGCCAGGAAGAACAGACAATGATGTCAAAAACTATTGGAACAccaagttgaagaaaaaattcttCGCAGCATATAACATGAATTTGGCTTCAAGAGAGTTTCCGGCTTCAGTTCCCAAATTTGAATCTGGAACCCCTCAGGATCATGGGACTTCATCATCTTGTTTTGATGGTACATTGCCATATCTAATGGACGTGAGCTTGGGGCAGAGTTTTGAtcaacaaaagcaaataagTCAATTTTCTCATTCAAATTTTCTGGAAGTTAATGATTTTGGCACTTGTGGAAGTAAGAGTTTCACCAATATTTCATCATCTCAAGAAGCTTCAAGTCTTCCCACTTCATCTATTTTGGGTTTGGAGAACAATTACACCCTGTGGTCTGGCGATGAAAGTGGGGCTCTTACGGACTATGGATTTGAGCCTCCTGCTGATGCTCTTCTGGGTAACTTTGGTTATTAg
- the LOC18771449 gene encoding zinc finger CCCH domain-containing protein 20, with protein sequence MMLGEPHRPNPTVHVPPWLQLDDPTAEVYSPFPLSGVSVNSEGNANGADYNSPYYLHEALTTFQRYLPSNETDPDSDSDISVRESDSPVDAYSCDHFRMFEFKVRRCARGRSHDWTECPYAHPGEKARRRDPRKYHYSGTACPDFRKGHCKKGDACEFAHGVFECWLHPARYRTQPCKDGTSCKRRVCFFAHTPEQLRVLPQQSPRGSNSLSTAESYDGSPLRQAIEAAASCGKTLPFLSSTPEESPEISPPVSPMTRSLSRSLGSNSVNEVVASLRNLQLGKVKSLPSSWNVQVGSSGFGSPGSPGFVSPRGSILRPGFCSLPSTPTRVPGRSGIGYLDFCEEGCEEEPAMERVESGRGLRAKMFERLREENSLGRVESGPSGGAPDVGWVSELVK encoded by the coding sequence ATGATGCTCGGAGAACCGCACCGTCCCAATCCAACGGTCCACGTCCCTCCGTGGCTTCAACTCGACGATCCCACGGCGGAGGTGTACTCTCCGTTCCCCCTGAGCGGCGTCTCCGTTAACTCTGAGGGCAATGCAAACGGCGCCGACTACAACAGCCCTTACTATCTGCACGAAGCCCTGACGACGTTCCAGCGCTACTTGCCCTCCAACGAAACCGACCCGGACTCCGACTCGGACATTTCGGTTCGCGAATCGGACTCTCCCGTCGACGCATACTCCTGCGACCATTTCAGGATGTTCGAGTTCAAGGTAAGGCGCTGCGCACGCGGGAGGTCACATGACTGGACCGAGTGTCCTTACGCCCACCCGGGAGAGAAGGCCCGGCGCCGCGACCCGAGAAAGTACCACTATTCGGGTACGGCTTGCCCCGATTTCCGAAAGGGTCATTGCAAGAAAGGCGATGCGTGCGAGTTCGCGCACGGCGTTTTCGAGTGCTGGCTCCACCCAGCGCGCTATCGTACGCAGCCGTGTAAGGACGGCACGAGCTGTAAGCGAAGGGTTTGTTTCTTCGCGCATACGCCAGAGCAGCTAAGGGTTTTGCCTCAGCAGAGCCCCAGAGGCTCCAACTCGCTCAGCACGGCCGAGTCGTACGACGGGTCGCCTCTTAGGCAGGCGATAGAGGCTGCTGCCTCGTGCGGGAAGACGCTGCCTTTTCTGTCATCCACGCCAGAGGAGTCGCCGGAAATATCCCCGCCGGTGTCTCCGATGACCCGGTCGCTGAGTCGGTCTCTGGGTTCGAACTCCGTCAACGAAGTGGTTGCTTCACTGAGGAATTTGCAGCTTGGAAAGGTCAAGTCTTTGCCTTCTTCTTGGAATGTGCAGGTGGGTTCTTCCGGGTTTGGGTCTCCGGGCTCTCCCGGGTTCGTGTCTCCACGCGGGTCAATTCTTCGACCCGGTTTCTGTAGCCTTCCTTCGACTCCGACCCGTGTACCGGGCCGTTCTGGAATTGGGTATTTGGATTTCTGCGAGGAGGGTTGTGAGGAAGAGCCTGCCATGGAGAGGGTGGAGTCTGGAAGGGGATTGAGGGCGAAGATGTTTGAGAGACTAAGGGAGGAGAATTCTCTGGGTCGGGTCGAATCAGGCCCGAGCGGTGGTGCTCCTGATGTTGGGTGGGTTTCGGAGCTGGTGAAGTGA